The Brassica napus cultivar Da-Ae chromosome C7, Da-Ae, whole genome shotgun sequence genomic interval GCACTCTACACGATCTTCGCCAACGGATCAACGAACCATCGCCTTCCTCCGTTCATCTCTCTCTTAACCGCAAAGACGAGCTCCTCGCTCCTTCTCCAGACGATACGCTCCGATCCCTCGGCGTAACATCCGGTGACCTAATCTACTACTCCCTCGTTCCCTCTGCTTTCGCTGCTTCCGTCGAGGAGATCGCCTTAGCCTCGTCTTCAGAAGTTAAATCGCAGGATAAGACGATCGTTCAAGATTCGATGGGGATCGGATTCGCAGCGACCGATGTAGATATGAATATCCAAGATCCGGAGGAAGGATCCACCGGGGAAGCTTCGGGTCATGCCCCAGACCCGATGGATGTTGAGGAGCTCGCCGCCGCGGGAAGCAAGAGGTTGACCGAACCGTTCTTCTTGAAAAAGATATTGCTCGAGAAGTCTGGTGATACCAGTGAGTTGACTACTGTAGCGATGTCTGTTCACGCCGTGATGTTGGAGTCTGGATTCGTTCTGTTCAACCCTGTCTCCTCTGATAACAAGTTTAGCTTCTCGAAGGAGTTGCTTACTGTGTCCCTTAAGTATACGCTCCCTGAGCTAATGACCCGCGAGGACGGTGTTGAGTCTGTGACTGTGAGGTTTCAGAGCTTAAGCGACAAGGTTGTGGTGTACGGGTCTCTAGGTGGGAAGCTGCAAAGGGTTTATCTTGATAAGCGTAGGTTTGTGCCTGTGATTGATTTGGTGATGGATACTTTGAAGTCTGATAAAGACGGCTCTTCGAGCATCTACAAGGAGATGTTCATGTTCTGGAGGATGGTGAAAGACGGTCTTGTCATCCCTTTGTTGATTGGTCTTTGCGATAAGTCTGGTTTGGAGCTTCCACCGTGCTTGATGCGTTTACCGACAGAGTTAAAGCTGAAGATACTAGAGTCGCTTCCCGGGGCGAGCGTTGCGAAGATGGCTTGCGTTTGTACGGAGATTCGGTACCTGGCGACGGACAATGACTTGTGGAAACAAAAGTGTTTGGAGGAAGCTAAGCATCTGGTTGTGGATGGAGCAGGTGATTCGGTTAACTGGAAGGCGAAGTTTGCTGCGTTTTGGAGGCAGTACCAACGGCAGGTTTCCTCATCAAGGCGAACCTTAAGGAACTTTGGCATGGGTAGAAACCGCGTTCCTCCATTTCCTCGGATTCCAGACCCTGACCATTTCGGATGGATTAATGGGGGTAGCTTGCCTGGACCTGGACCATTCATTATGCACCCTGGACAACCGGCGGGACGGCTTGGGGGACGAAGATTGAGACGTGGGTTTAGTCCCAGATGCAATCTTGGAGGAAACAACCGGGAACAACATGGTGAGTGAATCGTATGGAGGATCGGTGAAGTATATGGCTTTCGACATCAGCAAATAAATGGCCTGGAtacttgtttatattttttttatctataaatatttcttttgttttggatgttttttctctttgttcttgccATGTTTATGCtatcttatataataataatattgcaTCATATATTTTGCTATTGCTCTTAATTCACAGATGTCTTTATGATTCGATTCACTAATGTGCATGTAgaatttttatatgtttgagAAACTCTAGCCGTATCTTATCTTAGCTTTCGACCATGTACCAAATGTTGAGATTCATCACTGCTTGTGCTCTTAACTTAACATGTAGTGCAACATAGATATCAGGTTAGTGCAACATAGATATCAGGTTAACTCTTTTTCGATGCCAACATCAATGGTAactcttttattattattgatcaACTGTTTTCGAAAACAAAAGTATTTTGAGAGTTTTGTTACTCTATTCGACAACATTGACGACCTCATACTCGACAAGGGACATGTTGGTGTCTTCTTTAACTTTGAAGCTCGCAGGCTCTGTGACTTCAACGCGACCCCACTTGTCTACAGCTAGCCTCATTGATCCTTTATACATGTCGATTTTCGCATTGCGTAGAGTTACAGTGGTTCCTTCTTTCATCACGTCCACTACACACATAACAATTCAATTATTCACTAACATTTGAATCACACACATTTCCTACAGTCAATACCACAtaccatcaatgaaagttacacaCAAATGTGAATCTCACTGATTGAAATAAGTCAAGTACCTTGGTCATTCCTTGCGGTGAAGACGACAACTCCGGTCTCGTCACCAACAATACATTCACAAATCCGCATCTGGCGAGCCTGAGGACCATCTGAACGACCTTTCTGCAACACCATCTTGGTGCTAACGATCTTCACGGTGACATTGTGTCCGCTAGTCCCCGGACGCAGCTGATCAACCTTTGTGAATTCTGGCTTTCTCAACCCGGGTTTGGTGTCTGCCATTTTTCAATGAGTCTGTAATAACAAGTGACAAAGAATAAAACATAAGTTTCTTACCAAAACAATTCGAAGTCATGGAAGATGAGTTCATGATAGATTATTCAGTTTCAGACAATACATTGATCAAATAGACACAAGAGTTATGGTTAAGCAGATCAGTGAAGGAACACAATATTGCCACGACAAAAGAGATGACAGAGATTCAACAAATGTTTCTAACAATAGGCACAAACAATGTATGTTGTTCTTTGCGCTTTTTAAACACACGGAAACAAAGAGAACCCGAATTCAAACATATGCATATAACTATTAACAGTGAATGGAAGCAAGAACAGTATTGAAATCCAGACAACGTTGGAACCACATTGTAGAAAATAAGaagaacaatataaaaaattctcagaaaactaaaaaagaatctgaaattGGGATTTAATTCGAAGCTTACATTTGAATGATCGAATGATAGATCTGATTAACGTCACATTCAATGAAAGCTTTCACCGTTTTTGAGTTCTGTGGGGGTGTGAGGACACGGACGGTCGGTTTTTAAGCTTGGTCTCTGATTAAACACTAACCGTCCACGTGTACACATCGTGCTTCATTGTGCGCGGTTGTCTTGATCATCATCCATCGTGCCTAGATCAATGTTGCAACTCGACTTTTTACAACTGTTTCTACTTGGACCTTTACTTGATGGACTTTCGTTATCAAGCCCAATTATGATATAGGCCCATATATGTACACTGCGTTACAGGTTAGCTTACTGAGTTCATCATATTTGTCGTGCAACACCGATTAGTTCTTTATGCAAGATCCCGAGTTCAAAATTTGGAAAATGCGATTTACCTGATGATGTCCATTTACCTGAAATTTTGGaagctttaaaaattttagtacAAATCTTAATATTTTCCCCATAATTTAGAGGCTACTGGACCTATgtatattagtttttaaaaataaatttaggaGCCAAGATGAATATATGATCCGGTTGCGATAGAACCCGCATTAGTTACATGTAGATGTAGTCAGATCTGCTTATTTATGCATAGCATTTCGtcatttgtatttaaaaaaaaaaaacattttggcTGGGAGACTATTGAACCAAATCAAATGAAGATAAATGCTTGTTATAgc includes:
- the LOC106371052 gene encoding F-box protein SKIP22 encodes the protein MKLRLRCHETRETLKLELPDSSTLHDLRQRINEPSPSSVHLSLNRKDELLAPSPDDTLRSLGVTSGDLIYYSLVPSAFAASVEEIALASSSEVKSQDKTIVQDSMGIGFAATDVDMNIQDPEEGSTGEASGHAPDPMDVEELAAAGSKRLTEPFFLKKILLEKSGDTSELTTVAMSVHAVMLESGFVLFNPVSSDNKFSFSKELLTVSLKYTLPELMTREDGVESVTVRFQSLSDKVVVYGSLGGKLQRVYLDKRRFVPVIDLVMDTLKSDKDGSSSIYKEMFMFWRMVKDGLVIPLLIGLCDKSGLELPPCLMRLPTELKLKILESLPGASVAKMACVCTEIRYLATDNDLWKQKCLEEAKHLVVDGAGDSVNWKAKFAAFWRQYQRQVSSSRRTLRNFGMGRNRVPPFPRIPDPDHFGWINGGSLPGPGPFIMHPGQPAGRLGGRRLRRGFSPRCNLGGNNREQHGE
- the LOC106370120 gene encoding uncharacterized protein At4g28440; this translates as MADTKPGLRKPEFTKVDQLRPGTSGHNVTVKIVSTKMVLQKGRSDGPQARQMRICECIVGDETGVVVFTARNDQVDVMKEGTTVTLRNAKIDMYKGSMRLAVDKWGRVEVTEPASFKVKEDTNMSLVEYEVVNVVE